The Stenotrophomonas sp. ZAC14D1_NAIMI4_1 DNA segment TCCACCGTGGCGGACCTGGCGCGCATGCCGCACCTGCTGGTGGCGGGTACGACCGGTTCGGGCAAGTCGGTGGCGGTCAACGCCATGGTGCTCAGCCTGCTGTTCAAGGCCTCGCCGAAAGACCTGCGCATGCTGATGATCGACCCGAAGATGCTCGAGCTGAGCGTCTACCAGGGCATCCCGCACCTGCTCGCGCCGGTGGTCACCGACATGAAGGAGGCCGCCAACGGCCTGCGCTGGTGCGTGGCCGAGATGGAGCGCCGCTACAAGCTGATGAGCGCGGTGGGCGTGCGCAACCTGGCCGGCTTCAACAAGAAGGTGAAGGACGCCCAGGACGCCGGCCAGCCGCTGATGGACCCGCTGTTCAAGCCGAACCCGGAACTGGGCGAGGCCCCGCGTCCGCTGGAGACGCTGCCGTTCGTGGTCATCTTCATCGACGAATTCGCCGACATGATGATGATCGTCGGCAAAAAGGTGGAAGAGCTGATCGCCCGCTTGGCGCAGAAGGCGCGTGCGGCCGGCATCCACCTGATCCTGGCGACCCAGCGCCCGTCGGTGGACGTGATCACCGGCCTGATCAAGGCCAACATCCCGACCCGCATCGCTTTCCAGGTCAGCTCGAAGATCGATTCGCGCACCATCCTGGACCAGTCCGGCGCTGAAACGCTGCTGGGCCACGGCGACATGCTGTACCTGCCGCCCGGCACGGCCATGCCCGAGCGTGTGCATGGCGCCTTCGTTTCCGACGATGAAGTGCACCGCGTGGTCGAGCACCTCAAGGCGATGGGCCCGGCCGATTACATCGATGGCGTACTGGACGAAGTGCAGACGATGGGCGATGGCGTGGTGGTCGGTGCGACCGGCCTGCCGGAAACCAGTGCTGCAGGTGACGAGTCCGATCCGCTGTACGACGAGGCGCTGCGGGTGGTTACCGAGACCCGCCGCGCGTCCATTTCCGGCGTGCAGCGCCGCCTGAAGATCGGCTACAACCGTGCGGCACGACTGATCGAGGCCATGGAAGCGGCCGGCGTGGTCAGCGCCCCCGAACACAATGGCGACCGCACGGTGTTGGCACCGCCGCCGCCGAAGTAAGCCCTGCCACGCCTACGACGTCCAAGGATCCGACGCATTTTCCGACCCGTTCCCTGCGCGCTGGCGCTGGCCTGTCTGCTTGCCGCCAGCCCGGCCCTGGCCGGGGCGTCGGCCGCGGCGCCGACACCGGCGCCGCCGTCGGTCGGCAGCGATGCCGAGGCCAGCAACAATTTCAGTTTTGTCCGCTACCGTGCGGATTACGTGGTACGGCCGGATGCCGGCAACGTGCAGACCGAAACCTACGAGATCCTGCTCAAGACCAAGGCGGCGGTGGAACAGTTCAGCCAGGTGCGGCTGAGCTACAGCGAGAAGATGGAGACCCTGGACGTGGTCAGCGCCTATACGCTGACCGCCGACGGCCAGCGCCGCGACGTGCCGGCCGACCGCATCTACACCCAGGAAAGCTATTCCAGCGCAGCCGCGGCCATGTATGCCGACCGCAAGGTGCGGGTGATCGTGTTTCCGAACCTGGCGCCGGGCACCCGCCTGGTCTACCAGGTGCGCCGCACCCAGCAGACCCCATATTTCCCCGGCTACTTCGGCCTGTGGGAAACCTTCAACGTGTTCACCCAGTACGACGATGCCGAAGTGACCCTGAGCGCGCCGGCCAGCCTGCCCATGCATGTGGACAGCCGGGGCGTGCAGGGCAGCGATACGCCGACGGTGAAGGACGGCCAGGCGCAGTGGCGCTGGCGCTACCAGCGCCGCGACCCGATGCAGGCGCAGAACTGGGCGGCGGCGGTATGGGAGTTCGGCCCGAACATCATGGCCAGCACGTACCGAGACTGGGCCCAGGTCGGGCGCGCCTACCAGGTCAAGGCCGGCCAGGCCGCGCAGGTGACCCCGCAGATCCAGGCACTGGCCGATGAGGTGACCGCCGGCCTGGTCGACCGCAAGGCACAGGCCGACGCGCTCTATCGCTGGGTGGCGCAGAACATCCGCTACGTGGCCGTGTACCTGGGCAACGGCGGGCTGGAGCCGAACAGCGCGCAGAGCATCCTCGACAACCACTATGGCGACTGCAAGGACCATGTGGTGATCCTCGAAGCGCTGCTGGCAGCCAAGGGCATCGCCAGTTCGCCGGTGCTGATCGGTGCCGGGGGTGGCCCGACGCTGCCGAAGATCCCGGTGCTGGGCCGGTTCAACCACGCCATCACCTATGTGCCCGAGTTCGATCTGTACCTGGATTCGACCAGTGCTTGGGCGCGCTTCGGCCAGCTGCCCGATGGCGACCTGGGGGCGCCGGTGCTGCGCACCCGTGATGCCACCCTGGCGCGCACGCCGGACAACGATCCGCAGCGCAATGCCACGGCGATGGACGTGCGCTTCACCTTTGATGCGCAGGGCAACCTGCGCGGTGAGACGGTGCCGCAGCTGAGCGACAATGCCGAGATCGGCATGCGCGCGCAGTTCGCCCAGCTCAACACGCAGAACCGGGCACGTGCCGAAGAGTCGATCATGGCCGCCTCCGGTTTCGACGGGCGCGGCCAGCTGCAGCTGCTGGGCGTGCCGGTCGACCTGACCCATCCGTTCGGCTACCGCATGGCGTTCCAGGCCGAAGACTACGTGGACTTCAGCGTGGCCGGCGGGATGGCCGTGCCGGACCCGCCGGGCGGCGAATCGGTGCGCGGGCTGTACGCCACGGCGTCGGCCCCGGCCAACGAAACGCCGTTCTACTGCAACGCCAGCCTGCGCGAGGAAACCTACCGCCTGCAGTTCCCGGGCAGCGTGCCGATCATCGCAATCCCGCAGAGCCAGCATTTCAGCAATGCTGCCGGTGATTACCGGGTGGACTGGACGCGGCAAGGGCAGGAGGTGGTCGTCCATCACCGCCTGCAGCAGAACGCCGTGCGGGGTGCCGATGCGCTGTGCCAGCCGGAGGATTACCCGGCCTTCCGCGCGCTGTACCGCGAGGTGCGCCGCGGGTTCCGCGGGCAGGTGCTGTACGGCAGATTGCCGGGTGCGGCCGGCTGAATCGCCGATGCACGCGCGGGGCGGCATAATGTCGCCCTGATCGCCCATTCATCTTCATCCGGGCACACTGGCTCCCAACTTTCCTGGCGCATGCGCCCACAGGATTCCTGCATGAACATCCGCTTCCGTCGTTTCCTTGCCACCACCACCCTGGCCGTGGCCTGCGCCGCTGCCGGCAGCGCCTGGGCCGGCGCCCGCGATGACCTGAAGACCTTCACCAGTGGCCTGAAGGGTCTGGATGGCCAGTTCAGCCAGCAGGTGTTCGACAGCCGTGGCAAGGTGAAGGAATCGACCAGCGGCCGCGTGGCCCTGTCGGCGCCGCGCCTGTTCCGCTGGGAGTATGTGCGCCCGCATGAGCAGCTGATCGTGGCTGATGGCAAGAAGGTCTGGATGTACGAGCCGGACCTGGAGCAGGCCACCGTGCGCGAGCAGGGCAAGGAAGAGCAGAACAGCCCGCTGACCGCGCTGATCAATCCGGCGCTGCTGGAACAGCAGTACGACCTGAGTGAAGAGGCGGCCAAGCGTGACGGCCTGCAGTGGCTGTCGCTGTCGCCGAAGCGCGATACCGAAGCCAGCTTCCAGTACGCCGCGCTGGGCTTCAACGCGCAGGGCCTGGCCAAGATGGAAATCACCGATGCGGTCGGCCAGCGCACCGTCATCACCTTCAGTGGCTGGAAGCGCAACCCGGGCTTCGCCGCCGGCACCTTCAGCTTCACCCCGCCGAAGGGCACCGACGTCATCGGTAACTGATCAAGGTTGCCGACCTGGTGGGTGCCAACCGTTGGTTGGCACGCTTTTGACCTGCCGGCCAACGGCCGGCACTACCGACCTACCGCTCTGGTGGGTGCCAACCGTTGGTTGGCACGCTTTTGATCTGCCGGCCAGCGGCCGGCACTACCGACATGGTTCGCCGGGCAGAGCCCGGCGCTACCGAGGGGCAGCGCGGTACAATAAGCGCGTGCCAAGACATCGTTCCACTTCATTCCCCGGCCCCGATCTGCTGAGCGTCGATCGGGAACATCTGCGCCCGCTGGCCGAGCGCATGCGCCCGCGCACCCTCGACGAAATGGTCGGGCAGAAGCGCCTGCTGGCGCCTGAAAGCGCGCTGCGCCGTGCGGTCGAATCGGGTCGCGTGCATTCGATGATCCTGTGGGGTCCGCCGGGCTGCGGCAAGACCACGCTGGCGCTGCTGCTGGCCGAGTATTCCGACGCCGAGTTCCGCGCCATCTCGGCCGTGCTCTCCGGCCTGCCGGAAGTACGGCAGGTGCTGGCCGAGGCCGCGCAGCGTTTCGCCGAAGGCCGGCGCACCGTGCTGTTCGTCGACGAAGTGCATCGCTTCAACAAAGCGCAGCAGGATGCGTTCCTGCCGCACATCGAGCGCGGCACCATCCTGTTCGTTGGTGCCACCACCGAAAATCCGTCGTTCGAGCTGAACTCGGCGCTGTTGTCGCGCTGCCGCGTACACGTGCTGGAAGGCGTTTCGCCCACCGACATCGTGGAGGCGCTTGAGCGTGCGCTGGGGGATCGCGAACGCGGCCTCGGCGAAGAACACATCGAGGTCGCCCCCGAGCTGCTGCTGGAGATCGCCACCGCTGCTGATGGTGATGTGCGCCGTGCGCTGACCCTGCTGGAGATCGCCGCTGAGCTGGCGGGCGGGGAGGGCGGGCGTATCACGCCGCAGACCCTGACCCAGGTGCTGGCCGACCGCACGCGCCGCTTCGACAAGGGCGGCGAACAGTTCTATGACCAGATCTCGGCGCTGCACAAATCCGTACGCAGCTCCAACCCCGATGCCGCGTTGTATTGGCTGACCCGCATGCTGGATGGTGGTTGCGATCCGTCCTACCTGGCGCGCCGGTTGACCCGCATGGCCATCGAGGATATCGGCCTGGCCGACCCGCGCGCGCAGAGCATGGCGCTGGAAGCGTGGGATATCTACGAGCGCCTGGGCAGCCCGGAAGGCGAGCTCGCCTTTGCCCAGCTGGTGCTCTATCTGGCCAGCACCGCCAAATCGAACGCCGGCTATGCCGCCTTCAACCAGGCCAAGGCTGATGTGCGCGAAAGTGGCACTGAAGAGGTGCCGCTGCACCTTCGCAACGCGCCGACCAAGCTGATGAAGGAGCTCGGATACGGGGCGGAGTACCAGTACGACCACGATGCCGAAGGTGGCATTGCGCTGGACCAGACCGGTTTCCCGGATGCGATGGGCGAGCGCGTGTACTACAACCCGGTGCCGCGCGGGCTGGAGATCAAGCTGAAGGAAAAGCTGGACCGGCTGCGTGCCGAGCGCGAAGCGGCGCGGGCCGCCAAGGGCCGCTGACCCCGCTTCTGTAGAGTCGAGCTTGCTCGACTGCTCCTGTGCGGCAGTCGAGCAAGCTCGACTCTACGGAATGCCGGCAGTCGAGCATGGCTCGACTCTACATTTGTCGCGTCCGCCGGCTTTTGGCACACTTCGCGGCTTCTCCATCAAGGATTGATGCCGTGGATCAGTTGATTCTGCCGTTGAAGCGCTATGCCCAGTTCGAGGGCCGCGCCAATCGCCGCGAGTACTGGATGTTCCAGTTGTTCCTGATGCTGGTCGCCGTGGCCATCTCGCTGCTGGGGGGCGTGCTGGCCATCATCATGCGCGGCAATGAGGACGCGCTGGCCGCGATCGTCATGGGTTTCATGGGCCTGCTGAGCCTGGTGTGGCTTGCCACGCTGCTGCCGCTGATCGCCGTCACCGTGCGCCGCCTGCACGATTGCAACCAGTCGGGTTGGCTGTACCTGCTGGCCCTGGTGCCCGGTGGTGGTCTGGTCATCCTGGTGTTCGCGCTGTTGCCGGGCACGCCGGAGGAAAATCGCTACGGCCCGATACCGCCGGAGTTCGGCTGAGTCCCGGCCGCGCCGCATTCGCCGGGCATGGCCCGGCGCTACCACTGGCGCAGGGCCCCAGGATCGCGCGCGCGATACACAGTGTGACGTTTGATCGATGTGATAATCATTCGCGTTTAAGGTAGACTGCGGTCCCTTGATGAAGAGGCGGCCGCGTCCGCCGCATCCGTCACCCATGATGTTTTCCGCACGTTCCTTCGGCTGTCTGGCCGCCCTGATGATGGGGGTCTTGATGGTTGCTCCCTACGCCCACGCGCAGCAGCGCAATCCGCAGCAGCTGATGGGCCGCACCGTGCTGGACGAGCCTGCGTCCAGCTACCGCTTCGAACGTTTCGTGATCAACAGCCCCGACCAGCAGCGCCGCTGGCGGGTGAACGTGGCGATCCCGGCCAAGGCCTCGAAGACGCCGTCGCCGGTGTTGTATGCCCTGGATGGCAACGCCGTTGCCATGGTGCTGGACCAGCCGCTGCTGGCAGAGCTGGCCGCGAGCAAGGCACCGCCGGTGCTGGTGCTGATCGGCTACGACAACGAGCTGCGCATCGACTCGCCGGCGCGCACCCGCGACTACACCGCCTGGATCGACCGCGCCGATGACGAGGGTGGCACGACCCAGGCTGTCGGTGGCGGTGCGGATCTGTTCCTTGACCTGATCGAGCGCCGCATCAAGCCGGAAGTGGAGCGCCGCGCCAACATCGACACCCACCAGCAGTCGCTGTGGGGCCACTCGCTGGGTGGCCTGTTCGTGCTCAATGCGCTGTACACGCGCCCGGCTGCATTCCAGCGTTATCTGTCGGCCAGCCCGTCGCTGTGGTGGAGCCAGGGCGCCGCCCTCGGCGACCCGGAGCAGCAGTTCGTGCAGAACGTGCATGGCCAGTCCGCCAAGGTGTGGCTGATGCTGGGCGGTGCCGAGCGGGTTGGTGATCGCGGCAAGCGCGACATGACCAACCCGCGCGTGGTTGCGCATCTGCGTCGCATCGGCGGCGCCACCCCGGATGCGGCCATGCAGCTGTCCTCGCGCCTGGCCAAGGTGCCCGGCCTGAGCGTGCAGTACCGCGAATTCCCCGGCCTCGGCCATGGCCCGATGCTGCCGGCCTCGTTCCACGCCGCACTGCATGAGCTGTACGGCGTGACCGACCGCAGCGTGGATGACGGCAAGGCGCCGGCGCCCGCCAACGCTGCAGAGTGATCTTCCGCACGGCCTGGCCGTGCACCCCCACTACCCAGGCGTGACTGCCGATGTGCAGCGGCCCAGGCAACCGATGAATCCCGCGCCACGTGGCGCGGCCTACGTGTGCAAGGAGCCTTCCATGTCGTTTCGTCCGTCCCTCCGCCTGACCTCCCTGGCCGCCGGCCTGCTGCTGGCGGTCACCGCCACCGCCCAGCCGGTGTTCGACCAGCCAGCCAGCGCCACCTTCAACGGCACGGTGATCTCGCGCGGCGAGAATGTCGTGCCGGGCAGCACCGCCGAGGTCATCGGCCGCGGTTTCGTGCCGGGCCAGCAGGTCAGCCTGGTGCGCGGTGACAGCGTGCTCAACGCGCAGCCGCTGGTGGTCGATGCCGATGGCAACTTCAAGACCCAGCTTGCCATTCCGGCCGACGCCGTCCCGGGTACCCATCCGGTGGTGGTGCGTGCCAGCCAGCCGTCGGCCGCCACGGTGCTGAAGCTGCGCGTCTCGCCGCAGCTGCCGTTGTCGGGCCAGCAGCAGTTCGCCACCCAGTCCAACAAGCTGGTGCCGGGCCTGTACCAGTCGGCCTACAGCGCGGCCAGCAATGCCGTGTTCGTCACCTCGGCCGTCGGCCGTCCGCCGGTTACCCAGTCGCAGCTGCTGAAGCTGGACCCGAAGACGCTGAAGGTGACCAAGGCGATCACCCCGGCACAGGTGGCCGGCACCACCAACGGCGCGGTGTACGCGGTCTATGGCGTGGGCGTGGATGACACCAACGGCAACGTCTGGGTGACCAATACCCGCCAGAACTCGATCGCGGTCTACCGCCAGAAGGATCTGTCGCTGGTCCACCAGTTCCCGGTCGATACCGTGCCGCACGCGCGCGACGTCGTGGTCGATGGCACCCACGGCAAGGTGTTTGCTTCGGCCACCGGCGAAGACCACCTGTCGGTGTTCGATGCCAAGACGCTGAAGGAGCTGCCGTCGATCACCCTGGAGTCGGGCGTCGACGAAGGCAAGTTCACCCCGATGAGCCTGGTGCTGGATGAAAAGGCCGGCAAGCTGTTCACCGTCAGCATCGGCACCCCCGAAGCCGCAGTGATCGACGTGGCCAGCGGCGAAGTCGACAAGGTCATCGACCTGGGCAACTCGATCAGTGCGTCGGGCGTGGCCTTCGATGCGCAGCAGAACCGTCTGTACGTCGCCTCGCAGGGCACCGACAACCTGCTGATCGTCGATGTGGCCAGCGGCAAGGTCGTGCACGACGTGCCGGTGGGTGCCGGTGCGCTGAATGTCGCCTTCGATGACAAGAGCGGCCTGGCCTATGTCACCAACCGCGGTGCTGGCACCGTCACTGTTGTCGATCGCGCTGGCAAGGTGGTCGGTAACCTCGATGGCGGCACCTTCCCCAACCATGTGCGCGCCGATGGCAAGGGCAGCGTGTTCGCGGTGAACAAGTCGCGCGGCGCCGACGACGCCAAGGGCGACCGCATCACCCGCATCACCCCGCGCCAGCCGTAACCCACGTGCCGGGCGAGGGCAGTGCCTTCGCCCGGCCAGCAAGGAGATTCCGCATGACCATCGCTTCCCGCCTGCGCCTGTGTGCGCTTCCGTTGGCCGTTTCGTTGGCCGTTTCGTTGGCGCTCGCCGCCTGTGGCGGCACGTCCGCGCCGCCTGCAGCGACCGACGCTGCACCGGCCGCCACCGAAGCCCAGGCCACGGCCGCCGAGCTGCCTGCCGGCTGGCAGCGCGTGGCGGGTACTGACCTGCCGGCACTGACCGGCCAGGTGCCGGTGCTGCCGGCCAAGGTGCGCTCCGACGACGGGGCTGATGCCGAGGTGACGGACACCAGCCGCATCATCGCCGGCGGCGACGATGTGATTGCCGTGCTGGAAGCGCTCGGCCTGGGCAAGCAGGTGTTCGCTGCGCCGACCAACACCACCACGCAGGCCGGCCAGGCCGCGCCACACCAGTTCCTGTTCAACCGCACCACCGGCGTGGAGGGCGTGGTGAGCCTGCATGGCTCGCTGTTCCTGGGCAACAGCCTGCGTCGCCACACCGTGCTGGCCGGCAAGCTGCGCGAAGTGGGCGAGTCGGCCGTGGTCATCGATGACCTGCAGCCGGCGCCGGACAAAGTGCGCAAGGTGGCCGCGGCCGTCGGCCTGGCCGATGCCGGGCAGACCCTGGCCACCCAGGTGCAGCGCCAGCTGGATGAGGCGGCGGCGCTGGGCAAGGGCCTGGCGCACGCGCCGCGCGTGATCCACGTGTCGGCCACCGGCGGTGGCGGCGCACCGACCGTGGCGGGCGCAGACAGCGCCTCGGCCGAGATGATCGCCCTGGCGGGCGGCGTCAACATCGGCAGCGAGGCAGGCGTCAAGAACTACTCGCAGCTGAGCAACGAGGGCGTCATCGCCGCCGCGCCGGAGGTGATCCTGGTGACCGAGCATGATCTGCAGCAGTTTGGCGGCGCCGAAGGCCTGTGGAAGGCCTATCCGACCCTGAAGCAGACCCCGGCCGGCGCGGCCAACCGGGTCTGGGTGATGCCGGATGTGCAGTTGAAGTACACCAGCGTCGGCACCGGCGCCGGGGCGCTGGCCCTGGCCAAGGCCCTGGCGGCGCTTCCGCCGGCATGAGTCCGGCTGATCGGCGCCGTCGTCGCGGGCGGGTGATGCTGCTGGTGGCACTGCTGGCCCTGTTGGGCGCGGTGCTGGCGTCGTTCGCGATGGGGCCGCTGCGCCTGCCGCCTCTGGATGTTCTGCAGGCCCTGGGGGTGAAGCTGGGCCTGGTCGATCCGCAGGCGGTCAGCCGCCGCGACCTCGCCGTGGTGTGGCAGCTGCGCATTCCGCGCGCCCTGCTGGGGGCCATGGTGGGGGCGGCGTTGGCGATGGCCGGTGCGAGCCTGCAGGGATTGTTCGGCAATCCGCTGGCCGACCCCGGCATCGTCGGCGTCAGCCAGGGCGCGGCGCTGGGCGCCGTGGCGGCGATCGTCCTGGGGGCGGCAGGCGCGGCGGGCTGGCTGGTGCCGGTGGCCGCTTTCGCCGGTGGTGCACTGGCCATCGGCCTGACGTATGCGTTGGCGCGGCCGGGGAAGGGCAGCGGCAATGCGACGTTGTTGCTGGTGGGCATTGCGATGGCCGCGTTCTGCTCGGCGCTGATCGGCTTCCTCACCTACATCGCCAGCGAGAGCGAGCTGCAATCGCTGGTGTTCTGGCAGATGGGCTCGCTGGCGCAGGCCAACTGGTCGGATGTGGCGGCGGTGTTGCCGCTGTTCGCCATTGGCGTCTTCGCGCTGCTGCGGCTGGCGACGCCACTGGACATGCTGGCGCTGGGTGAGCGCCAGGCCCAGCATCTGGGCCTGGATGTTGCGGCCACGCGGCGCAGGCTGGTGGCGTTCAGCGCGCTGCTGGTGGGTGCGGCGGTGGCGTTTGCCGGTTCGATCAGCTTCGTGGGCCTGGTGGTGCCGCACGTGGCACGCCTGCTGGTCGGCCCCGGCCATCGCTGGCTGCTGCCGGTGTCGGGCGTGTTGGGCGCCTTGCTGATCGTCATCGCCGATACCGCCGCGCGCACGCTGGATCCGCCGGCGGAGATTCCGCTGGGCCTGTTCTCGGCCGCGTTGGGCGCACCGTTCTTCCTGTGGCTGGTGCTGCAGCAGCGCCGCAAGGACACGCCATGAGCGATTTCCTGCAGTTGCGCGATGTGGTCGTACGCCGCCAGCAGCGCGAGATCCTGCATGGCATCACCCTGGCGTTCGCGCCGGGTACGGTGACGGCGCTGGTCGGCCCCAATGGCGCCGGCAAATCGACCCTGCTTGCCGTTGCCGCGGGCGACCTGCGCCCGGACGTGGGCGAGGTGCAGCTGCATGGCGCACCGTTGCGCAGCTACAAGGCCGGTCCTTTGGCGCGCGAGCGTGCGGTGATGCCGCAGGAACACGGCGTGCGCTTCGCCTTCAGCGTTGAAGAAGTGGTGGCAATGGGGCGCCTGCCGCATCCACCGGACCCTGCAGCGGACGATGCGCGGGTGGAAGCGGCCATCGACGCCGCCGAGTTGCAGGCGTTGCGCCTGCGCGAGGTGCAGCAGTTGTCCGGTGGTGAATCGGCGCGCACCACGTTTGCGCGCGTGCTGGCGCAGGACACGCCGTTGCTGCTGCTGGATGAGCCGACGGCCGCGCTTGATCTGCGCCACCAGGAGCGCACGTTGCGCAGCGTGCGCGCATGCGCCGAAGCGGGCGCGTGCGTGATCGTCGTGCTGCACGACCTCAATCTGGCGGCTGGCTATGCCGATCGCATCGTGCTGCTGGAGCAGGGCAGGGTGGCGGCCGATGGCACGCCGCTGCAGGTGCTGACGGAAGCAAACCTGCAGCGCGTGTACCAGCAGGATGTGGTGGTGCTGGAGCATCCTCGGCGTGGGGTGCCATTGGTGGTGGTGACCTGATGCAGTAAAGCGTCGCACTGCACGGCGACGTATCATTGGCGGTTCGTTTTTTTCAACGGACTGACCCCCATGAAGCATCACTTCCCGCGCACCGCACTGCTGGTTTCCATGGTTGCAGCGGCGTGCTCCGCCCACGCCGCATCCACGCGTACGGTGTCGATCGAAAAGGCGGCCGACCAGGCCACGTCAATCGAAACGCGCCATGCACAAGGCCCGGGTGCCGCCGCTGACCTGTTCACCACGCACTACTACGCAGGTGGCGCGATGATGATGGCCTGGGCGGACCAGCGCGTGCTGCTGCTCTGCAAGAAGTCGGCGTACCTCAAGCTGCCGGGCATGAAGCCTGCAGCCAGCGAACTGCCGCTGGAGAAGCGGCAGATGGTCGGCTACCAGGCCATGATGGCCGGCTACGGCGGAATTGCCGCGGTTGGTGGGCTGGTGGATGGCTCGATTGAAGTGGCCGATGATGGAAGCGAAGTGCGCCGCCAGGCCGAACGCAGCTGGGCCTACGGCATTGAACGCTACGATGTGATCAGCCAGCGCATGCCCAATGGCGCACTGCGCGTGCGGGCGCTGAAGACCGCAACGGTGAACAACGCCAAGCCGTCCAAACCGGGCGCCACCTTCAGCACCGATGAGGACCAGGCGGCGCGCCTTGCCGAGCTGGGTGCGGTGGGCAGCTGGACGGAAATCACGATCCACGACACGCCCAAGCGTGGCGAGGTGGATGCCGATTACTCGCTGAAGGAGTGGGTGTCGGTGACCGGCGATCATGCCGCGACCGTGGGTGAGGCGCGGCGGATCAACGGCTGCGAGTGATGCTCGCTGCAGGGGGCAGAGCCCTTGGCCGCCCGGGGTCGGATCCTTTCGCGCAGCGAAAGGCTCTGACCCCAGCAAGCCTCATCGTTCCACCTGTGCGCTCAATATTCACTTGCGCGCCAGAATGACAGGTCTAGAATGCGCCCCATGAACCGGATGCCGCTCCTGAAGTTTTTCACCCTGACCCGCGCTAGCGCGGAACGGGCGTGTCTGCCTGGAGTGCCACGAGGCCGTTGATACGGCCATCGATGGACCATCCACAGAGCGCCCTTCGGGGCGCTCTTTTCGTTTGGGGCGTTGCGGCCTCGGTAGAGTCGACCGTTGGTCGACTGATTTCTGCCCTGGCAGTCGACCAACGGTCGACTCTACCCATCCCATTGTTTTCACCAGATACACCAAGGAGAACGTGCCATGCACCAGATCGCCGAGACCGAACGCTAGCCGCGCGCCCTGTCGCCAACCGGGGTGCGCGGCCCCTGAAGTTGGCTTTGCAGGAACCTCTCTCATGAACACCCAAGTCCTTTCCCGTCGTCGCAACCTCGGCATCATTGCCCACATCGACGCCGGCAAAACCACGTTGACCGAACGCCTGCTGTGGAAAAGCGGCGAGATCCATCGCGTCGGCGAAGTACATGACGGCAACGCGACCACCGATTTCTCGGCGATCGAACGCGAACGCGGCATCACCATCGGCGCTGCGGCCGTGCAGGCGCAATGGGCGCCGCGCGACCTGCCACCGCATCGGCTGACCCTGATCGACACCCCCGGCCACATCGACTTCGCCATTGAAGTCGAGCGTTCGCTGCGCGTGCTCGACGGCGCCGTGGCCGTGTTCTCGGCCGTGGATGGCGTGCAGCCGCAGTCCGAAACCGTGTGGCGCCAGGCACGCCGGCATCGTGTGCCGCTCGTCGCTTTCGTCAACAAGATGGACCGCGTCGGCGCGTCGTTCGAGCGCGTGCTGGAGCAGCTGCAGGACAAGCTGCAGGCGCGACCGTGGGCGCTGGGCGTGCCGCTGGGCAGTGAAAGCGATTTCCATGGCTGGGTCGATCTGGTCGACGAACGCGTGCTGCGTTGGCAGGACGGCGCTGCGGCGTCCATCACCCCCTGGGGCGAGGACGAGCGCGGGCAATGGCAGGCGCAGCGGCAGGCGCTCATCGAGGCGGTAGCCGACCATGACGACGTGCTGGCCACGGCGTGGCTGGAAGGCGGCGTGATCGATGCGGCCATGCTGCGCGCGGCCATCCGTCGGGCCACGCTGGCGGGCGCCGGCGTGCCGGTGCTGGCGGGCGCAGCGTTCAAGGACAAGGGCATCGAAACGCTGTTGGACGCAGTGGTCGATTACCTGCCGTCGCCGCTGGACCGCCCGGCCGTCACTGCCGAAGCGGAACAGGGCGAGGTGTCGCTGCCGCCGGATCCGGAAGGTCCGCTGGCGGGCCTGCTGTTCAAGATCACCCACCAGCAGCACGGTGCGCTGAGCTTCGTGCGCTTGTACTCGGGCAGCTTGAAGGTGGGTGACGCCATTGCCAGCTCGCAGCACCCGCAAGGGCGTCGCGTCAGCCGCCTGGTGCGCGTGCAG contains these protein-coding regions:
- the fusA gene encoding elongation factor G, producing the protein MNTQVLSRRRNLGIIAHIDAGKTTLTERLLWKSGEIHRVGEVHDGNATTDFSAIERERGITIGAAAVQAQWAPRDLPPHRLTLIDTPGHIDFAIEVERSLRVLDGAVAVFSAVDGVQPQSETVWRQARRHRVPLVAFVNKMDRVGASFERVLEQLQDKLQARPWALGVPLGSESDFHGWVDLVDERVLRWQDGAAASITPWGEDERGQWQAQRQALIEAVADHDDVLATAWLEGGVIDAAMLRAAIRRATLAGAGVPVLAGAAFKDKGIETLLDAVVDYLPSPLDRPAVTAEAEQGEVSLPPDPEGPLAGLLFKITHQQHGALSFVRLYSGSLKVGDAIASSQHPQGRRVSRLVRVQADQTHDIEQAVAGDIVAVLGWKDAVSGETLSGRGQPLRLESIQSQAPVLAWRLEPARAADLIRMAQGLASLAQEDPSFKVETERDSGETLVWGMGELHLEVMVERLRSEWKVDVGVGAPRVAYQETPLRAVSGAVGRVSKQNGGQGQFAHVVLDVVPREDDQVVFNDRIVGGVVPRSFIAAVEKGVRAALTTGPQGHPVVGIEVSLVDGETHAKDSSEMAFHRAGGEAIKAALAAGGTQLLEPVMAVTVHSPSASVGDVVGDLNRRHGRIARIDDQDGRAEVSGFAPLANLVGYTTSLRSLSQGRASSEAHLHGYEPVRAA